ACACCATCAAACAACTACTTATCAAACAACTTAGATCTAGTATGGAAGTCGACGTCCTCTAGCCATCTCTTCAGTAATGGAATCTCGTATAGCTTCCATGACTCTATCTCCAGCTGGTACGTATGCAACATGATCATCTTCATCCCCATGATGTTCATATTCTTCCACTCTTTCCCAATGTGCAAAATCACAATCCTCATGGTTTGAATCTCTTATAAAATTGTGGAGAGCCATTGTTGCTGTCACAATCTTCACCCATTTATTCAGCTCATACTTAGGGTGCTTCCTATCAAGAATCCTCCACTTAGCCTTCCATATTCCAAATGTCCTCTCAATTACCGAACGCAAGCCAGAATGTTTTCGGTTGAATAACTCACTGCTGTTTGTCGGTGGTCCTCCTCTAACAAACTGATCCAGGTGATATCTAGCTCTACGGTGAGGTCCTAAATAACCAGTTTTAGTTGGGTATCCAGAGTCTACTAGATAATACTTTCCAACTGGAGGATGAGGAAAAGAAGCTTCTTCCTTAGCACAATATGTCAACACTTTTGTATCATGTGCTCTCCCAGGAACCCCAACATAAGCATATATGAATTTCATGCTGAAATTACATATAGCTAAGACATTCATAGTTGGTTCTCCTTTTCTACCTCTGAATGGATCGACATTCCCAGAAGGAGGACGAACCGGCACATGAGTTCCATTTAAAGCACCTATGCAATCCTTAAAAAAAGGGTAATATCACGGATCATCTACTAGAATAGGACTAGCACTTGCAAACTCATCCCTTTCAGGTTTCACAATGTCTGCTGCAAGTTTCAACAAAGAACTTAAAACCTCATCTATCTTCCTATTCACTGTGTCAGATGAATGTTGATATCTCTCAGCTAAAGCCCGTATGGATAAATCTTGTCCAGCCATCTCTAAAAACATTGCTACACTCTCCTCTAAGTAAACATGGCAAGTCTCTTCTAGCTGATACTTCTCTGATAGTATCTTACATAAGCTATTAAACGTTGCTTGGTTCATGCGAAGAATCTCATAGCACTGTACCTCGGAATCGTTCATGAAACGTTGCACTCGACGCCAACCTCCACCTCGGTTTGTCCTCACTACCTGTTTGTTAGTATTTGTTTCTGCCACTCCATACGTTTCTTCTAAAAGAGCAAACATGTGTTTCTCCTCATCTAGTATCAAATCCATGTCGTCATCTTCAACTAAGAACCTAAACGTGTCCTGAAACCACATCAAGCATACAACCAATTAAATTATCATATATTCACACCGTACTCTGAAcaatgatatatataattttctatgAACTATACCGTCTATAAGTGACAACAAACAATAGAATGTGGCTTATCTCCTATTGGTTCATACTAGTAGTCTAGTACTAGTGTGCTACTGCCGTGTTATCATTGAGTTTAAATATGCGAAAATGTGGgcagagaaaaatacaaaaacactAGACATGTAAATGAAAActgtgtttagaaaattaataagaaaattttagaAACCAACTAAATAGAAGAATGACACGTATAGTCATGTGGGATCACTAGTTATTGGGTGTGCTCATGTTTCCACCTTCAACAGCTTGCTATCTCTCTACTAGACTATACGTACTCTCAACTAAATCTCCAACCCCTTTATGAAAATGACTaagatttttcttcttttctctagtCTGATTCATTTAAATATGCGAAAATGTGGCCAGAGAAAATTGTAAACTCTCAAGCAATAAGTTTACCCAAATCCACTAAAAGCTCTTATAACCACATACCTTACTGTTCATTGTATCTTGGAGACTTTAAGCTAGAAGTGTATAAGAGCTGCTACGTAGAAACTGCTTATCCACAAGAGTTGTATTGCcacttcaaaataaaaataaacatagaCATTTCAGTAGGgtgaaactcataaaaatattgtcataaaCAGTCACTAAAACATGATTCATTCTAGATTTCATACTAAACTAAGACAGAgacataaaacataaacaacTCCTCAATGATCTCTGCTTTCACCAGTTGCAAACTCCAAATAAAGAACCCTGTTCTCATCATCTCCATAAAACAAGAAAGCCTGACGATTCGCAGCATCTTCTTTGAGGTGGTTAATTGAAGCTTTGTAGAGAGGAGACCACATCCTTACAGCAGACAAGGAGTGAAGAACCTCCATGGCTCGAAGTTGACTACAACTAAACTCGGGATGATTCTCTATTAGATGATTCTTGTGGGAAAGAATCTTGTCTCGAGACTCAACACTCTCCCTAATCACATCAGCCACAGCTTGTCCTGCTTGTACAGCCCTTGATCTTTTTTTATTAACCTTTGACCTAGAAGAAGAGGGGCCAACATTCCTTGATTCAGATGCGACATCAGTCTCTTGAGTAGGGACACCACGCCTTGATTCATCTCCAACAGCTTCTTGAGTAGGGACATCACGCCTTGATTcaacatcatcttcatcatcatgatcTGTGTACTTTGTGTCTAAAACATCTTCACTTTGCTGAGCAGACCAACCTTCACCTCCACTAATATAAACTGTCCCAAATACCTTCTCCATCAAATCCATGTTTGCTACCGGCTTGTCTTTAAATTTTCTAGCACCAGGCCACTCCTGAAAcaagaaaattttcaaagtgAGAACACTGTATTTCCACTTTGAATACATAGAAACATTCAAAAAAATACACAGTAACAGTCAAAGAGTCTAGATGATACTAGTACTCTACACAAATTACTACATTTTGTATTCAAAGAAAATTCAAAGAAATATATTCATCACTCTTTGCTTGAACATAACACAGAATCATCATCACATCATTATTTTTCCAACAACACAATCAAAACTGAACCAGTAAAGTTAAGAGAATCATAGAACTTGTACCTTGCATCGCTCATTCCACCAGTCCTCACTCATGTTGATGGATCCAGTTGAAGTAAAACCAAGTCCCGTTCTGTTCCGAGTCAACTTCTTAAAAGAGTCGTACTGCTTCTTGCAAGTATTGTACTTTATCCCAAATTTTCTCCATGGAATTTTTATACCAAATGCCAATAGAACTTATCCATGATCACCTGTCTCCCAGCCTCATTAACCATCTTCTTTCTTATGTTTCCTTTCAGACTCTCATCAAGTCTTAGTTGAAGAAAGAACCGAGTTTGCTCGTCACTCCATATAAGATTCTTATTTGAAGATTCAAGACAATAAGAAAAGCACTTGACAAAACTGAGATCAAATAAAAGATTAGAGTGGAATATACTCACATCAGATCCAGGGATGGATGTCATTGTTTAATAGAATGAGAAAGCTTCTTGTTGCACCTGCTAGACACCAAAAGAAAGGTGGGACACAGGACACCATTAAACAATGTTGGCAAATCCACTTAAGCAAAGCTTATAAAGACTGATACATGACAAGAGCTTTGTATTCAACAAAAGGATAGGCAAATATATTCAAAGAGAACACAACAATGAAAGTTATTAATGTACAGACTAGAGACTTGAAGATGCAAACAAAACCCATAACATAACTTATAGGATATAAGCTAGAGACTTGAAGATAATTGATTCCAAAGTACAGACTTATAAACTACAGACTTGAAGAAGAACAATCTACAAAACCCACAACATTTAGATCCTTGAGAGTCTTACTTGAGCGAGAGAGAGGTCGCCGGAGCTGAGGTCGCTGGAGTGAGAGAGAGAATCTGAGAGAGAGgacctgagagagagagattcataTATGGTGAGGTGATAAAACTATtccaaacaaaacagaaaacccACAACATTTAAATCTCAAAGACTCTTACTTTAGTTAGAGAGGGAGGTCGCCGGAGCTAAGGTCCCCGGAGCTGAGGTCGCCGGAGTGAGAGAGAGAACCTGAGAGAGAGAACCTGAGAGAGCGAGATTCATATATGGTGAGGTGATAAAACTATtccaaacaaaacagaaaccCACAACATTTAGATCTCAGAGACTCTTACTTGAGTTAGAGAGAGAGGTCGCCGGAGCTAAGGTCGCCGGAGCTGAGGTCGCCGGAGCTAAGGTCGCCGGAGCTGAGGTCGCCGGAGTGAGAGAGAGAACCTGAAAGAGAGATTGGATTTCATATGTAAACGATTCAACAAAACAGAAAACTCACAACACAATCTTACTTGAGCGAGAGGGAGAGGTCGCCGGAGAGAGGGGTcgccggagagagagagagattggccgccaaaagagagagagagagagagagagagagagagagagagagagagagagagagagagagagagagagagagagagagagagagagagagagagagagagagagagagagagagagagcctgagagattaaaactaaatttaggGTTATGTGTAGCGgggttattttggtcattgaCCGTTTTTGACTGAATCAGCTTCAGCTAGATGCATGGTGAAGACTCAGCCagcttttttgaaaaaattcagcTGAGTTTTCGAAACTCACCCagctgatccatctggatgtacCTATTAAGTCCACTAAACGAACATCAATACTCACcttcacccagatggatcaGTCAACTGAGCAAACGAACATGGCCTAAAACGATTCAAAAATCCAAAATGCTTAACTATGTATCTATGTGAACAATATATAAAGGTTATTTGCTCACGAGATATGTGAAATTGTAAAAGGCTTGCATATATGAAACAACAATTCATAGCAAAAGTCATTTCAATTCAACTACCCAAATCAGTGCTTCAAATCCTGCATGCAGAGGAAATAAACTTTGTTTGATACGTCGCCTCATATCTTTATACTGTTTCTCATGCTTTGCATGGTTATTGTCTTAGCAGCGATGTGGGACTTTCAAAGAGTTAAGATAAATTCAAACACTGCCTGCTTTAGCGGATTTGTAACAGACGACAGTCTTGAATCTCGAAGCTAAAGCCAGACACCAATAAATCTTTGCGAGAAAActgagcttcttcttcttccttaccTTACACAGAACTAACTGGATGGATCAGTCTTCAACTCTCTTGTACGATTAGTTTCTCATTGTAAGCTCCCATATGCTTTTGCCCTTCTGGTTGCAGTATTTCAAATTCCTCAAATATCTGATGTTTGCGCACCAACTTGACTGTAACATGATATCACAGTAACAGATCTGTTATCACAGACTGAACACTTACAAAACTCTAGCCTTTTGCAATATGATCCAAACAAAGCTCAAAAAAGTACAAGCAAATCATCTATTATTACCACGTTGTTGTCTTCCTACCTAGTCACCAGCTACAAGCTATCACCATTTCTGATATAAGTTCACCTTCAAAATTAGTGAACTGGACAGTTTTTAACTCTCTTGGTAAGATTAAATTTCAGCCCACTGTAAGCTCACATGCTCTTAAACTCCTGGTTGCAATTTCCACTTCCTCAAACATCTTACGTTTGCGCACCAAACTAACTGAGAAAGGATAGATAGTTGCACTCACTAACCGCTTCGCGTTGTTCAAAATATAAATCGCCACTTCTTTCTTAACTTTTGTTCCTTCATAGTCTCTCCACTCAAACCTCTTGAGATGTAACAACAAACATTCAGGAACATGCCTCGGCTGGATCCATCGAACCTTACGCTCCGCAGGCATCCCATGGTCCTGAACAAGCTTGAGAGCTTGTAGTTTAGGAGAATGGTGGAGCAAACTGACAAGCATACTCGTCCAGCTATCATCACATGAACATAGCTCCAAACACACAAGCTGAAACAAAACTGTACCATGGGGATACCGAGCCTGTATACACGATATAAGCAAAAAGGAAACAATGTAACAGTTTCCAAAACTAGCTAATGATATAAACCTTACCTTATCAGCTAAGCATACATAAAGACGCTTAACAAAGGTGAAAGACTCCAGAACATTGGCATGGTAGGACATAGACTGAAGATTCGCCTCGACGAGTTTTGGAAGATTACCAATCAGATCAAGTTCACCAAAGTAGTCCACAATGCTCAACCGCTTCAAGGAATGAGAATGTATCACGAACAAATGGTCATTAGGCGGGTTCTCCCGGACCGTATTCCCAACGGATAAACTCTTCAGGGAAGGTAAGTCGACGGTGAAAGTCACCACATTGTCTTGGGGACACGTCTCCACAGCTAACTCTTCAACGACGGGACAGTTGGATATAAGGCTAGAGAAAGATTCATCGTCTGAGTAAATGACAGAGAGAAGGCGTAGCTTTACGAGGGAGCGGAAGGTAAACTGAGAAGGAACATCCAGAAGAATCACCCTGTTGAGTTCTAATGTCTCGAGTGTTTCGCATCTGAACAACCTACTTGGTAACGAGACAAGACCGTGGTcgtaataaaaacttattttcaagtcACGCACGAAGCGATCGACAGCGATTCTAACCCCATAGACCGATCTGGGAACCGCTGCATTCCGAGGCGATGTTGAGATGAAAGCTTTCTAGAACCGCTGCCTTGTGTAATAGCAAAGTTCCAGACACAAACTGCGACAGACTTGTGATATGATTATCATTAGCCTCTTTGTCTTCATAGCTATCTTCCTCTGAAAAAACTTCCAATAACATTGGCATGGTAGGACTTAATTGTATTGAGCAAACTTCCAAATGATAAAATCGTAAACATATTTAtaggtttttgtttggttacttttgaatttgattaaatttgatatatatatatatatatatatgtgcattTATGTTCGGGGAATTTGCtgaatatgactcaaaacttgaattTGATGGCAAAATtatactcaaacttgaatcaaatgcaaaagtaactcaAAAGTCTTGTGAAATTACATATAGCTCCTTGTTACCAGACAAAAAAACATAgctcatttttacgaatatagccccggAAAGTCTTCTGAGTCTTTTTGAGATATTGTACGTCATCTAGACGACGTCCATGGAAGTTTTCTGgtatagttgatcttaaaaatattttatagattttttaaagaatattttgacaagtgaaaaattaaaatcatgtaattataaacagttttaagtgatacaaattaagatataataaaattgaatagttttcaacatagatgagtgaaagtagttaatcatgatattctttcgcttagggtttgacaacatatgttgtagtattgtatgtattcttagggttagatttttgaaagcttaaatgtttttttgaaaaaattaaaattttacctatatgtgtttatttctgtgtatagtaaacactttttacgtttaatttgattttatgaagtgtttagttagttaatttagtttaggggttatgtttagggtctagacggcTAACATTTAAGTTATCTGGCGATTAGAAGACTTctctgaaagtcttctaactcccgctaaaatattttagtttcccggtaaaaatattgaagtcttctGGACAACTTACAAATAAGTTGTCTATG
This genomic stretch from Brassica napus cultivar Da-Ae chromosome C9, Da-Ae, whole genome shotgun sequence harbors:
- the LOC125593465 gene encoding uncharacterized protein LOC125593465, with protein sequence MSEDWWNERCKEWPGARKFKDKPVANMDLMEKVFGTVYISGGEGWSAQQSEDVLDTKYTDHDDEDDVESRRDVPTQEAVGDESRRGVPTQETDVASESRNVGPSSSRSKVNKKRSRAVQAGQAVADVIRESVESRDKILSHKNHLIENHPEFSCSQLRAMEVLHSLSAVRMWSPLYKASINHLKEDAANRQAFLFYGDDENRVLYLEFATGESRDH